ATGCCTCCGAGATCAATGCACGTTTTCATTAGCGTGATGGCTAATCTTGAGTCATCAAACTGTCCGTCGTAATAGATCACCCCGCCTTTGAGGCCTTCACTTTTTAGGTTGGGGAGCGCCTTAAGGGTTTCTTCTTTGTCAATGTGATGAGATTTTTCTAACCCTAGATCACCGGCAAGAGCATCGTAAATTTTTAAACCAAAGCCATAAAATGGGCCTTCCCACCACTGGTAGTTGGGGACTAGAAAAGGGCGATGGCTGATCAGGTGAGGGGCATTATGGCATAGGCGGCCCCGTTCTTTTAGTGCTTCCGTGACAAGGGATAAGTTGCCTTGTTGCAGGTAGCGGAGTCCACCATGAATCAACTTTGTCGAGCGCGATGAGCTCGCTTTGGCAAAGTCATACTGTTCGACTAAGAGGGTTTTATACCCACGTGCTGCGCTGTCGACAGCAGCTCCAAGTCCCGTAGCGCCACCGCCGATAATGATCACATCAAACCGGGGGGTCTTCGTCATTTGATGAATGAGATCACGACGTTGCATCAGGCTCATTCTCCCATAACTTGGCGCAGGCAATAGCGCGCATCCAATTTTTTTTCGGCAGTTGTATTTCTTGACTAGAGCTATGTGGCGCGTAGGCATCTTGAGGGAGCCAAAGCGCTGCAATTTCCTCGATGTTTTTCCAATATCCGACGGCAAGACCCGCTAAAAAACTTGCCCCTAAGGCCGTCATTTCTTTTGAGGTGGGTTTTTCAATTTTCATTTGAAGGAGATCCGATTGAAACTGCATGAGTCGTTTGGAGACGGTGACCCCGCCATCGACCCTCATAACGGCATTTTCTAATTTTGCGTCGAGCATCATCGATTGAATGACATCACTCACCTGAAAGGCGATGCCTTCAAGCATTGCTAAACATAAATGAGCGCGGGTGGTGCCGCGGGAGAGGCCTAAAATCGTCCCTCTTGCTTTAGGGTCCCAATGCGGGGCTCCAAGTCCGGTAAAAGAGGGGACGATATAAACCCCATTCGTGTTTTGAACGGTGTCGGCCAAGCGATCCACATCGGAAAAGTTTTCAATCATTTTAAGCCCGTCGCGAAGCCATTGGATGCTTGCCCCTGCCATAAAGACACTTCCTTCGAGGGCATAGGTGGTTTGGCCATTCATTTGCCATGCAATGGTCGTAAGTAGCCGGTGTTTAGAGAGCGTAGGCTCAGGCCCGATATTTAATAGGGAAAAAGCTCCTGTTCCGTATGTCGTTTTGATCATCCCCTTTTCAGTGCAGGCATGGCCGAACAAAGAGGATTGTTGATCGCCTGCAATGCCCGCAATCGGAATGGGTGTTGAAAATAGTTCTGATTGTGCTTGCCCATACACTTCACTTGAAGAATGCACTTCGGGGAGGAGAGATCGGGGGATTTCAAAAAGATCCAAAAGGTCTTGATCCCACTCGAGTGTGTTGATATTAAAAAGCATGGTGCGTGAGGCATTGGTGACATCTGTGATGTGATGACGCCCACAGGTGAGATTCCAAATCAGCCAAGTATCAATTGTTCCGAATGCCAACTCGCCTCTTGCTGCCTTTTCTTTAGCTCCCTCTATATGATTCAAGATCCATCGGATTTTGGTTGCTGAAAAGTAAGGGTCGAGGGTGAGGCCGGTTTTGCGATTGACTAAATCCTCGAATCCTCGATGTTTCAGTTCTTTACAAAACTCAAAGGTGCGTCGATCTTGCCAAACAATGGCATTGTAGATGGGGCGTCCGCTTGCGCGATCCCAAATGACGGTTGTTTCTCGTTGGTTGGTAATTCCAATGGCCCGAATCTCTTTCATCGGGATTTTAGTCTTTGCAAAGACTTCTGCAATGACAGCTGCTTGCGATGACCAAATTTCAGTTGCATCGTGCTCAACCCAACCCGATTCGGGGAAGATCTGTTCAAACTCGCGCTGAGATAACCCTTTAACATGAGCCTTCTCATCAACTATGAGCGCGCGTGAGCTTGTTGTTCCTTGATCAAGCGCTAAAATATAACCCATTTGCAACAACACCCTTTAAAAGAGTGGCGTATACAATTGATTGCTTTCATTGTCAAAAAAAATATAGCCCACTTCTTTTGAGCAAAGGCCAAGCCCTAGTCAAAGTTCGACCTACGACAAAAAAAACAACTCTTGAATCACGGGTATATGCTCATCGCAAGGGAGCGGAGGAGCTCTGCTATATCTTCATGCCCCTTCTTAGCAGCCAACATTAAAGCTGTCCTTCCTTGGTTATCGGTCCTATCGATTGATGCGCCTTTTGCTACAAGAAGTTTTACGACTGCTATCTGCCCCTTCTCGGCAGCAAGCATCAAAGGCGTCTTTCCCATAGAGTCAGCCATTTCGACTGATGCTCCATTTTCTAAAAGGCACTCTGCTACTCCCATATGTATATGCTGAGTAGCTTCCATTAAAGGTGTTATTCTCCAGCAATCAGCCCTATCGATTGATGCGCCGTTTGCTAAAAGAAGCTTTATGACTGCTATATGCCCCTTCTCAGCAGCAAGGATCAAAGGCGTTATTCCTCCGTTGTCACCCTTATCGATTAGTGCACCTTTTGCTAAAAGGAGGTTTATCATTCTTGTATCCCCCTTTTCAGCAGCAAGCATCAAAGGGGTTTTTCCTTCGCGATCAG
This region of Simkaniaceae bacterium genomic DNA includes:
- the glpK gene encoding glycerol kinase GlpK; its protein translation is MGYILALDQGTTSSRALIVDEKAHVKGLSQREFEQIFPESGWVEHDATEIWSSQAAVIAEVFAKTKIPMKEIRAIGITNQRETTVIWDRASGRPIYNAIVWQDRRTFEFCKELKHRGFEDLVNRKTGLTLDPYFSATKIRWILNHIEGAKEKAARGELAFGTIDTWLIWNLTCGRHHITDVTNASRTMLFNINTLEWDQDLLDLFEIPRSLLPEVHSSSEVYGQAQSELFSTPIPIAGIAGDQQSSLFGHACTEKGMIKTTYGTGAFSLLNIGPEPTLSKHRLLTTIAWQMNGQTTYALEGSVFMAGASIQWLRDGLKMIENFSDVDRLADTVQNTNGVYIVPSFTGLGAPHWDPKARGTILGLSRGTTRAHLCLAMLEGIAFQVSDVIQSMMLDAKLENAVMRVDGGVTVSKRLMQFQSDLLQMKIEKPTSKEMTALGASFLAGLAVGYWKNIEEIAALWLPQDAYAPHSSSQEIQLPKKNWMRAIACAKLWENEPDATS